In Rhipicephalus microplus isolate Deutch F79 chromosome 7, USDA_Rmic, whole genome shotgun sequence, one genomic interval encodes:
- the LOC142767524 gene encoding uncharacterized protein LOC142767524 → MPGCCVPQCSNHSRNGWKLYRFPRDPKRRLLWTVKIKRDKWQPTNTSHVCSAHFEENNYEQHRADGWKKLKPNAVPTLFTFKPLPKERKPPKERTVPAPSSNETNKSPPGLRQYPAAVKTTLETPQNHAVPESTRQGTSCYGHDTMEVDDAVVELSANTSDADSREVNAAAGETSNSTAESAELKKKLADLTRKYSELQQHHDTAKNTISGLKKKVQKLETEATNISQNMKFLNDDQVRALSRSSSLGNSWSPHTVKQGLQIKFACGTTGYETLRKMGYPLPSKRTLARRIQNLKFLPGVLHEVIDVMKCKAETMEDVEKDCVLFLDEMEIVPGFELDRAEDALLGGITLPPKPEEPAVHALVFMLGGLNQRWKQVIAYEFTGRNIDGGLLKNYVLELVQLCSQIYLRVHAITCDMGSANRAMWREFAFSSHRDSSTVCSIPHPCMDGKELFFIADPAHVLKNLRGQLLSSEVFTLSEATVAKHGLPSSQVNLEYVQAVLEEDSKRELKVAPNLSEMHTSAGHFTKMKVGVAVQLFREAPPAIRFLIKQGVLKQEAETTAWFMELISKWYALMSSRHPTLALSRRSRAKYSEALDTLHTAIETIRTMKMGATSHWKPSQAGVLISTTVVLRLQDVLLGDEGYEFFLTSRLLQDCLENLFSVVRLMKPVPNAYDLKCALRLVSVSQFLHTPRTTSYELDDREYLVDLLSQGKEACVEKEAQEIDDSEILFIEGLSSTECSILFYLGGFILKGILTSVKCAKCKDALLGTANDEHASLTALKEYVSDGGNLIYPSKGVMKALIDYEEHFAAINSWCTDKVVTMKSPLRSLTAYLNKVHRRSLCVCAEHEDSIYRLLTERYARIRLRIHLRQVPVGSCNGHASKTCAGVNLS, encoded by the exons atgcccggctgctgcgtgccgcagtgctcgaatcactcgagaaacggatggaagttgtaccggtttccaagagacccaaaaagaaggcttctttggaccgttaaaatcaaacgagacaagtggcaaccgactaatacgtcgcacgtatgcagc gctcactttgaagagaacaactatgagcaacatcgtgcggatggctggaagaagttgaaaccaaatgccgtcccaactttgttcacattcaaac cactgcctaaggaacgaaagccaccaaaagaaagaactgtgcctgcaccctccagcaacgagaccaacaaatctcctcctggtctgcgtcaatatccagctgcagttaaaactaccctagagaccccacaaaaccacgccgttcctgaatctacacggcaaggaacatcgtgttatgggcacgacaccatggaagttgacgacgccgttgttgaactgtcagcgaacactagtgatgcagattcaagagaagttaatgcagcggctggtgagacatcaaattctactgcagaatcagcagaactgaagaagaagcttgctgaccttacaagaaagtactctgaacttcagcaacatcatgacacagccaagaacaccattagtggtctcaagaaaaaagtgcaaaaactcgagactgaggcaacaaatatttcgcaaaatatgaaatttctcaacgacgatcaagtacgcgctctctcaaggagcagcagcttggggaactcttggtctccgcacactgtcaagcaaggccttcaaattaagtttgcttgtggaacaaccggatatgaaactttgagaaaaatgggatatcctctcccatccaaaagaacgctcgcacggaggattcaaaatttgaagtttctcccaggcgttcttcacgaagtgatagacgttatgaaatgcaaagccgagaccatggaggatgtagaaaaggactgcgtcctttttttggatgaaatggagatagtgccggggtttgagctagatcgggctgaagacgcacttctcggaggaataactcttcctccgaagcctgaagagcctgcggttcatgctctggtatttatgttgggcggacttaaccagcgatggaagcaggtgattgcatatgaatttaccggaagaaacatcgatggcggcttgctgaaaaactatgtgttggaactagtacagctgtgcagtcaaatatatctgagagttcacgcaatcacatgtgacatgggctcggcaaaccgcgcaatgtggagggaattcgccttttccagtcacagagattcttccacggtgtgctccatacctcatccgtgcatggacgggaaggaactttttttcattgctgatccggctcacgtcttgaagaacctcagaggccagctcttgagcTCAGAAGTTTTCACGTTGAGTGAGGCCACAGTTGCCAAACATGGCCTGCCTTCTTCACAAGTCAACTTGGAATATGTTCAGGCTGTGCTCGAAGAAGATTCTAAAAGAGAACTGAAGGTAGCCCCAAACTTATCCGAAATGCACACCAGCGCAGGCCACTTCACCAAAATGAAGGTTGGTGTCGCTGTACAACTTTTTCGGGAAGCTCCCCCAGCTATCAGATTCCTTATAAAGCAAGGAGTTCTTAAACAGGAAGCAGAAACAACAGCTTGGTTCATGGAGCTGATTTCAAAATGGTATGCACTGATGTCTTCGCGGCATCCAACACTGGCCCTGAGTCGGAGAAGTAGGGCTAAGTACTCCGAAGCCCTAGATACATTACACACAGCAATAGAAACCATCAGAACTATGAAAATGGGTGCCACATCCCATTGGAAACCGTCGCAAGCAGGTGTACTCATATCAACTACAGTTGTACTTCGCCTCCAAGACGTTCTTTTAGGAGACGAAGGCTATGAGTTTTTTCTTACGAGCAGGCTCCTGCAGGACTGCTTAGAGAACCTCTTTTCTGTGGTGCGGCTTATGAAGCCAGTTCCCAATGCCTACGATCTCAAGTGCGCTCTGAGACTGGTGAgcgtaagccaatttttgcatacaccgaggacgaccagctacgagcttgatgacagggagtacctggtggacctgctatcccaggggaaggaagcctgcgtcgagaaggaagctcaagaaatcgatgattcagagattttgttcatcgaaggattgtcgtccacagaatgcagtattctcttttacctaggaggatttattttgaagggaattttgacatctgtgaagtgcgcaaaatgcaaagatgctctccttggaactgccaacgacgagcatgcttcgctgacagcactgaaagagtacgtttcagatggaggcaacctcatctaccccagcaagggagttatgaaagccttgatagactatgaggagcattttgctgccataaactcttggtgcacggacaaagtagtcacgatgaagtcgccgcttcgttcactcaccgcatacctaaacaaggtgcaccgccgcagcttgtgtgtatgcgcggagcacgaggacagtatataccgactgctcacagagaggtacgcaagaataaggctgcgcattcaccttcggcaggttccagtcgggagttgcaatggacatgcaagcaaaacatgtgccggcgtcaacctctcatga